In the genome of Streptomyces racemochromogenes, one region contains:
- a CDS encoding glycosyltransferase family 2 protein, with translation MSTPMWVVVPAHEEEARLAGTLRALAAQRDRDFTLLVVDNASADGTGAVAREFAARAPFPVEVIEEPEKGVGSAVDTGFRYAIARGAVLLARTDADCLPRPGWTGAARAALRVRPGLVCGRVTARRDEHGPLGRAGFAGLVGVAALFGRLRPEHARRHGFRAPYRMHAGNNMAITAELYLAVGGMPRRPSPTDRLFLNAVRRHTDRISRCRGMVVENSTRRLRAYGLAGTARWYLDQGSGTHGTDDPR, from the coding sequence GTGAGCACGCCGATGTGGGTGGTGGTGCCGGCGCACGAGGAGGAGGCGCGGCTCGCCGGGACCCTGCGGGCGCTGGCCGCGCAGCGGGACCGGGACTTCACGCTGCTGGTGGTGGACAACGCCTCGGCGGACGGTACGGGCGCCGTCGCGCGGGAGTTCGCGGCGCGGGCGCCGTTCCCGGTGGAGGTGATCGAGGAACCGGAGAAGGGGGTCGGCTCGGCGGTGGACACCGGCTTCCGGTACGCCATCGCGCGGGGTGCGGTGCTGCTGGCGCGGACGGACGCGGACTGCCTGCCGCGGCCCGGCTGGACGGGTGCGGCGCGGGCCGCGCTGCGGGTGCGGCCGGGGCTGGTGTGCGGGCGGGTCACGGCCCGGCGCGACGAGCACGGGCCGCTGGGGCGGGCCGGATTCGCCGGGCTGGTGGGGGTGGCCGCGCTGTTCGGGCGGCTGCGGCCGGAGCACGCCCGGCGGCACGGCTTCCGGGCGCCGTACCGGATGCACGCGGGGAACAACATGGCGATCACCGCCGAGCTGTACCTGGCCGTGGGCGGGATGCCGCGGCGGCCCTCGCCGACGGACCGGCTGTTCCTGAACGCGGTCCGCCGCCACACCGACCGGATCTCCCGCTGCCGGGGCATGGTCGTGGAGAACTCCACGCGCCGGCTGCGCGCGTACGGCCTCGCCGGGACCGCCCGCTGGTACCTCGACCAGGGCAGCGGCACGCACGGAACGGACGACCCCCGCTGA
- a CDS encoding class I adenylate-forming enzyme family protein gives MLDRLDKALRARPERPAVLCATRSGGTRVRATRGELAALADDFAAALHARGLRAGDTVGVAVRPGPRALAVLLALWRLGLRGAVLDPGAGAEVLRARLALARPALVLADGAAQAVAGWARPLARRAALELPELASLGPVATVGPRLPGCAPALERGVSRAGVPAGYDADGDAVIVFTSGTTSRPRAVVHTRAGLAAGMETVSRLFAGGGEGPVLGGTFFVLVPSLAHGAPVALPARSPATLARQLARLAPRDTYLTPPQLRDALGAGARFGGRVWTGSAPAGAGLLGRVREAGADQAWGVYALTELFPAAAVESREKAAFEGAGDLVGAPLPGVRAAVDADGQLLLTGPAARDRYLGEEPDPWVATGDRARLDGSGRIVLEGRCKDMVLRRAENIYPGLYEPALHVPGVELGVLVGIPAGDGDEWLVAVVQPQPGVPEPALRAALSEPLRRMGTARPDALLFADIPLSGRSRKPDRAAVSALAAARLGRGVR, from the coding sequence ATGCTGGACCGACTCGACAAGGCGCTGCGGGCCCGGCCCGAGCGGCCCGCCGTGCTCTGCGCGACCCGTTCGGGCGGCACCCGGGTGCGTGCCACCCGGGGTGAACTCGCCGCACTGGCCGACGACTTCGCCGCCGCGCTGCACGCGCGGGGGCTGCGCGCCGGGGACACCGTCGGGGTGGCCGTACGGCCCGGGCCGCGCGCCCTGGCGGTGCTGCTGGCGCTGTGGCGGCTGGGGCTGCGCGGTGCGGTGCTGGACCCGGGCGCGGGGGCGGAGGTGCTGCGGGCCCGGCTGGCGCTGGCGCGGCCGGCGCTGGTGCTGGCGGACGGCGCCGCGCAGGCGGTGGCGGGATGGGCCCGGCCGCTGGCCCGGCGGGCGGCGCTGGAGCTGCCGGAGCTGGCTTCGCTGGGGCCGGTGGCCACGGTGGGGCCCCGGCTGCCGGGGTGCGCGCCGGCGCTGGAGCGGGGGGTGTCCCGGGCGGGGGTGCCGGCGGGGTACGACGCGGACGGAGACGCGGTGATCGTGTTCACCTCCGGGACCACCTCGCGGCCCCGGGCCGTGGTGCACACCCGGGCGGGGCTGGCCGCCGGGATGGAGACGGTGTCGCGGCTGTTCGCCGGCGGCGGCGAGGGGCCCGTGCTGGGCGGGACCTTCTTCGTCCTGGTGCCCTCGCTGGCACACGGGGCGCCGGTGGCGCTGCCGGCCCGCTCCCCCGCGACGCTGGCCCGGCAGCTGGCGCGGCTGGCGCCGCGGGACACCTATCTGACGCCGCCGCAGCTGCGGGACGCGCTCGGCGCGGGGGCCAGGTTCGGCGGCCGGGTCTGGACGGGGTCGGCTCCGGCGGGCGCCGGCCTGCTGGGGCGGGTCCGGGAGGCGGGCGCGGACCAGGCGTGGGGGGTGTACGCGCTGACCGAGCTGTTCCCGGCGGCCGCGGTGGAGTCCCGGGAGAAGGCCGCCTTCGAGGGGGCGGGGGACCTGGTGGGCGCCCCGCTGCCCGGGGTGCGGGCCGCGGTGGACGCGGACGGCCAGCTGCTGCTGACCGGGCCCGCGGCCCGGGACCGCTACCTGGGCGAGGAGCCGGATCCGTGGGTGGCGACGGGGGACCGGGCGCGTCTGGACGGGTCCGGCCGGATCGTGCTGGAGGGCCGCTGCAAGGACATGGTGCTGCGCCGGGCGGAGAACATCTACCCGGGCCTGTACGAGCCGGCCCTGCACGTGCCGGGGGTGGAGCTGGGCGTGCTCGTCGGGATCCCGGCGGGCGACGGGGACGAGTGGCTGGTGGCGGTGGTCCAGCCGCAGCCCGGTGTCCCCGAACCGGCCCTGCGGGCCGCGCTGTCGGAGCCGCTGCGGCGGATGGGCACGGCCCGGCCGGACGCGCTGCTGTTCGCGGACATCCCGCTGTCGGGGCGCTCGCGCAAACCGGACCGGGCGGCGGTGTCGGCGCTGGCGGCGGCCCGGCTGGGCAGGGGGGTGCGGTGA
- a CDS encoding cytochrome P450 — MTSSAQARARRRDRRVYLRSHPLLFGLLAATRGRAARRIGGTVLVHDAAAYREALTGIPLDRTAAGTTGGAAREALRGAGGVLFDQEGGGHRAGRRSLAEGLGAAGVEELRAVWRPLLVRGVAPLGRGAEVDVVALARELAGSVAGALLGCAAGPLVLAQAASAAAAASVRGHLPGPPRPGAAAAAARAAERLRGVLGGGDALDAMVAVAAVNTTVAAVPRAVAWCADAGLWGQAADAGLRPRLARELLRVTAASPVLPRVAAGAGTVGGCPVRGGDRLLLVARHAAGAHRRDPDGRDPAGAGVARLVFGAGPHVCPGARLATVLLEDVLEALAGYRPVVARCRVDRRAALPGWRVLTVRAAS, encoded by the coding sequence ATGACCAGCTCCGCCCAGGCCCGGGCCCGCCGGCGCGACCGCCGGGTCTACCTGCGCAGCCACCCGCTGCTGTTCGGGCTGCTCGCCGCCACGCGGGGGCGGGCCGCGCGCCGGATCGGGGGCACGGTGCTGGTGCACGACGCCGCCGCCTACCGGGAGGCGCTGACCGGGATCCCGCTGGACCGGACGGCGGCCGGGACCACGGGCGGGGCCGCGCGGGAGGCGCTGCGCGGGGCCGGCGGGGTGCTGTTCGACCAGGAGGGCGGCGGGCACCGGGCGGGCCGGCGTTCGCTGGCGGAGGGGCTCGGCGCTGCCGGGGTGGAGGAGCTGCGGGCGGTGTGGCGGCCGCTGCTGGTGCGGGGGGTGGCGCCGCTGGGCCGGGGTGCGGAGGTGGACGTGGTGGCGCTGGCGCGGGAGCTGGCCGGGTCGGTGGCGGGGGCGCTGCTGGGCTGTGCGGCCGGGCCGCTGGTGCTGGCTCAGGCGGCTTCGGCGGCCGCGGCGGCCTCGGTGCGCGGCCACCTGCCGGGCCCGCCGCGGCCCGGGGCGGCGGCAGCGGCGGCCCGGGCGGCGGAGCGGCTGCGGGGGGTGCTGGGCGGCGGGGACGCCCTGGACGCGATGGTGGCGGTGGCCGCGGTGAACACCACCGTGGCGGCGGTGCCCCGGGCGGTCGCCTGGTGCGCGGACGCCGGGCTGTGGGGGCAGGCCGCGGACGCGGGGCTGCGGCCCCGGCTGGCGCGTGAGCTGCTGCGGGTCACGGCGGCCTCACCGGTGCTGCCCCGGGTCGCGGCGGGGGCGGGGACGGTGGGGGGCTGCCCGGTGCGGGGCGGGGACCGGCTGCTGCTGGTGGCCCGGCACGCGGCGGGGGCGCACCGGCGCGACCCGGACGGGCGGGATCCGGCGGGGGCGGGGGTGGCGCGGCTGGTGTTCGGGGCGGGGCCGCACGTGTGCCCGGGGGCCCGGCTGGCGACCGTGCTGCTGGAGGACGTGCTGGAGGCGCTGGCCGGGTACCGGCCGGTGGTGGCGCGTTGCCGGGTGGACCGTCGCGCGGCCCTGCCGGGCTGGCGGGTGCTGACGGTGAGGGCGGCCTCGTGA
- a CDS encoding NAD-dependent epimerase/dehydratase family protein, producing MTTVAVTGASGFCGGHVARAAAAAGHRVVCLGRRRGPVGGNRFWDAAAAGPDLSGVDLVVHCAAAVGDPAPGSRAEAAMRAVNVDGTARLLDAAAGRPVVWVSSASVYDPRPDRARVTEEHPRGNQLNAYGRTKAEGEALALAAGAVVLRPRAVYGPGDTQLLPRLLSRVRAGTLLLPGPDVRLSLTAVENLADACLAAPGWAPGAYNVADAAPYSRDAAVTAVLRAHGVRARIRHLPLPLAGAAARAAQALSRLTGAEPALSRYAVDQLAHPVVLDLARARARGWIPRRTLEDYLSSRPA from the coding sequence GTGACGACGGTCGCGGTCACGGGGGCGAGCGGCTTCTGCGGCGGGCACGTGGCCCGGGCGGCGGCCGCGGCCGGGCACCGGGTCGTCTGTCTGGGGCGGCGGCGGGGGCCGGTGGGCGGGAACCGGTTCTGGGACGCGGCGGCGGCCGGGCCGGACCTGTCGGGGGTGGACCTGGTCGTCCACTGCGCGGCGGCGGTGGGCGATCCCGCGCCGGGCTCGCGGGCGGAGGCGGCGATGCGGGCCGTCAACGTGGACGGGACGGCCCGGCTGCTGGACGCGGCGGCCGGCCGGCCGGTGGTGTGGGTGAGCAGCGCGAGCGTCTACGACCCGCGCCCGGACCGGGCCCGGGTCACGGAGGAGCATCCGCGCGGGAACCAGCTGAACGCCTACGGCCGTACGAAGGCGGAGGGCGAGGCCCTGGCCCTGGCGGCGGGGGCGGTGGTGCTGCGTCCGAGGGCCGTCTACGGGCCGGGCGACACCCAGCTCCTGCCGCGCCTGCTGTCGCGGGTGCGGGCGGGCACCCTGCTGCTGCCGGGTCCGGACGTACGGCTGAGCCTGACGGCGGTGGAGAACCTGGCGGACGCCTGCCTGGCGGCGCCGGGCTGGGCGCCGGGCGCGTACAACGTGGCGGACGCGGCCCCGTACTCCCGGGACGCGGCGGTCACGGCGGTGCTGCGCGCCCACGGGGTCCGGGCGCGGATCAGGCACCTGCCCCTCCCGCTGGCGGGGGCGGCGGCCCGTGCGGCGCAGGCGCTGTCCCGGCTGACCGGCGCCGAGCCGGCGCTGAGCCGGTACGCGGTGGACCAGCTGGCGCACCCGGTGGTGCTGGACCTGGCCAGGGCCCGCGCGCGGGGCTGGATCCCGCGGCGGACCCTGGAGGACTACCTCAGCTCCCGGCCGGCGTGA
- the msrB gene encoding peptide-methionine (R)-S-oxide reductase MsrB produces MAYEVQKTDEQWQAELTPSEYQVLRLAGTEPAFRGEYTDTKTEGVYSCRGCGAELFRSSEKFESHCGWPSFYDPKDTDAVELRADTSHGMVRTEVLCATCGSHLGHVFEGEGYPTPTDQRYCINSISLRLTPAGS; encoded by the coding sequence ATGGCGTACGAGGTCCAGAAGACGGACGAGCAGTGGCAGGCGGAGCTGACCCCGTCCGAGTACCAGGTGCTGCGCCTCGCCGGCACCGAGCCCGCCTTCCGCGGCGAGTACACCGACACCAAGACGGAGGGCGTCTACTCCTGCCGCGGCTGCGGCGCCGAGCTCTTCCGCTCCTCGGAGAAGTTCGAGTCGCACTGCGGCTGGCCGTCCTTCTACGACCCGAAGGACACCGACGCCGTCGAACTGCGCGCCGACACCTCGCACGGCATGGTCCGCACCGAGGTCCTCTGCGCGACGTGCGGCTCCCACCTCGGACACGTCTTCGAGGGCGAGGGCTACCCGACGCCCACCGACCAGCGGTACTGCATCAACAGCATCTCCCTGCGGCTCACGCCGGCCGGGAGCTGA
- the murC gene encoding UDP-N-acetylmuramate--L-alanine ligase, with product MKPGLPTAMERPHFIGIGGAGMSGIAKILAQRGAQVAGSDSRDSETAQALRAHGATVHIGHAAGHLATDATCVVVSSAIRADNPELARAAELGIPVVHRSDALASVMDGLRPIAVAGTHGKTTTTSMLAVALSALGLDPSYAIGGDLDAPGSNAHHGEGDVFVAEADESDRSFHKYTPQVAIILNAELDHHANYASMDEIYESFETFVGKIVPGGTLVVAHGQEGAAEIARRVSGNPGLTVKTYGEDENADVRIREITPRGLTSEVAVVMDGREIVFTVSVPGRHYAHNAVAALTAGVALGIPADDLAAALGKYTGVKRRLQLKGEAAGVQVIDSYAHHPTEMTADLEAIRGAAGDSRILVVFQPHLFSRTQELGKEMGQALALADASVVLDIYPAREDPIPGVTSELIISAARTAGADVAAEHDKGAVADVIAGMAKPGDLVLTMGAGDVTDLGPRILARLSN from the coding sequence ATGAAGCCCGGCCTGCCGACCGCGATGGAACGGCCCCACTTCATCGGCATCGGCGGCGCCGGCATGTCCGGCATCGCGAAGATCCTCGCCCAGCGCGGCGCGCAGGTGGCCGGCAGCGACTCCCGTGACTCCGAGACCGCCCAGGCGCTGCGCGCCCACGGGGCCACGGTCCACATCGGGCACGCCGCCGGCCACCTCGCCACCGACGCCACCTGCGTCGTCGTCTCCAGCGCCATCCGCGCCGACAACCCCGAGCTGGCCCGCGCCGCCGAGCTCGGCATCCCCGTCGTGCACCGCTCGGACGCCCTCGCCTCCGTCATGGACGGCCTGCGCCCGATCGCCGTCGCCGGCACCCACGGCAAGACCACCACCACCTCGATGCTGGCCGTCGCGCTCAGCGCCCTGGGCCTCGACCCCTCGTACGCCATCGGCGGCGACCTGGACGCCCCCGGCTCCAACGCCCACCACGGCGAGGGCGACGTCTTCGTCGCCGAGGCGGACGAGAGCGACCGCAGCTTCCACAAGTACACCCCGCAGGTCGCGATCATCCTCAACGCCGAGCTCGACCACCACGCGAACTACGCGTCGATGGACGAGATCTACGAGTCCTTCGAGACCTTCGTCGGCAAGATCGTCCCCGGTGGCACCCTCGTCGTCGCCCACGGCCAGGAAGGCGCCGCCGAGATCGCCCGCCGCGTCAGCGGCAACCCCGGCCTGACCGTCAAGACCTACGGCGAGGACGAGAACGCCGACGTCCGGATCCGCGAGATCACCCCCCGCGGCCTGACCAGCGAGGTCGCCGTCGTGATGGACGGCCGTGAGATCGTCTTCACCGTCTCCGTCCCCGGCCGCCACTACGCCCACAACGCCGTCGCCGCCCTCACCGCCGGCGTCGCCCTCGGCATCCCGGCCGACGACCTCGCCGCCGCCCTCGGCAAGTACACCGGCGTCAAGCGCCGCCTCCAGCTCAAGGGCGAAGCAGCCGGCGTCCAGGTCATCGACTCCTACGCGCACCACCCCACCGAGATGACCGCCGACCTGGAAGCCATCCGCGGCGCCGCCGGCGACTCCCGCATCCTGGTCGTCTTCCAGCCCCACCTCTTCTCCCGCACCCAGGAACTGGGCAAGGAGATGGGCCAGGCCCTCGCCCTGGCCGACGCCTCCGTGGTCCTCGACATCTACCCGGCCCGCGAGGACCCGATCCCCGGCGTCACCAGCGAGCTGATCATCTCCGCCGCCCGCACCGCCGGCGCCGACGTCGCCGCCGAGCACGACAAGGGCGCCGTCGCCGACGTGATCGCGGGAATGGCCAAGCCCGGCGATCTCGTTCTGACGATGGGCGCCGGCGACGTCACGGATCTGGGACCCCGGATCCTCGCCCGCCTGTCGAACTGA
- a CDS encoding indole-3-glycerol phosphate synthase: protein MFTSVLMIEQPLTTVDVDFVTTLHGDDPVSFFVLMQPRGDQDRLLRAIDDVALGELPEALHEADVPEGEAARGPAAQALAHSLAALRAKGAKAVGQIVEDHPLDKLKAVVDETAADEVIVLTAPHLVEEFFHRDWASRARHKVEVPVLKLFAHNE from the coding sequence GTGTTCACGAGCGTATTGATGATCGAGCAGCCGCTTACCACGGTGGACGTGGACTTCGTCACCACTCTGCACGGAGACGACCCGGTCTCCTTCTTCGTCCTCATGCAACCCAGGGGTGACCAGGACCGGCTGCTGCGCGCCATCGACGACGTGGCGCTCGGCGAACTGCCCGAGGCCCTCCACGAGGCCGACGTGCCCGAGGGCGAGGCCGCCCGGGGGCCCGCAGCACAGGCGCTCGCACACTCGCTCGCCGCCCTGCGCGCCAAGGGCGCAAAGGCCGTCGGCCAGATCGTCGAGGACCACCCGCTCGACAAACTGAAGGCCGTCGTCGACGAGACCGCGGCCGACGAGGTGATCGTCCTGACCGCCCCCCACCTGGTCGAGGAGTTCTTCCACCGGGACTGGGCCTCCCGCGCCCGGCACAAAGTGGAGGTTCCGGTGCTCAAGCTCTTCGCCCACAACGAATAG
- a CDS encoding pyrimidine reductase family protein yields MRRLFPVTDQTSAAPGGPADGAWPSADREWSLDELADAYAYPELAPDAHWLRANMVSTLDGAAQHDGRSQPISGETDMRIFGTLRALADVVVVGAETVRQEGYRPARAREAFAARRAAAGQGPAPAIAVVTASLDLDFTLPLFTSPLVPTLVVTGAGAPSDRVAAAAAAGAEVVVAGEGAGADPERAVRELAARGLRRQLTEGGPRLLGQFVAADVLDELCLTISPTLTAGGAQRISGGPSVTVPHRLAPACVLEEAGFLFTSYRRI; encoded by the coding sequence ATGCGACGCCTGTTCCCTGTGACCGATCAGACATCCGCCGCTCCCGGGGGCCCTGCCGACGGTGCGTGGCCGTCCGCCGACCGGGAGTGGTCGCTGGACGAGCTCGCCGACGCCTACGCGTACCCGGAGCTGGCCCCCGACGCCCACTGGCTGCGCGCCAACATGGTGTCCACGCTGGACGGCGCGGCCCAGCACGACGGGCGCTCCCAGCCCATCTCGGGCGAGACCGACATGCGGATCTTCGGGACTCTGCGGGCACTGGCCGACGTGGTGGTCGTGGGGGCGGAAACGGTTCGCCAGGAGGGCTACCGCCCGGCGCGGGCCCGGGAGGCCTTCGCGGCCCGGCGTGCGGCCGCGGGGCAGGGTCCCGCCCCCGCCATCGCGGTGGTGACCGCGAGCCTGGACCTGGACTTCACCCTGCCCCTGTTCACCTCGCCGCTGGTCCCCACCCTGGTGGTCACCGGGGCCGGGGCCCCCTCCGACCGGGTGGCCGCGGCCGCCGCGGCCGGGGCCGAGGTCGTGGTGGCGGGCGAGGGGGCCGGGGCGGACCCGGAGCGGGCGGTGCGCGAGCTGGCCGCCCGGGGGCTGCGGCGGCAGCTGACCGAGGGCGGGCCCCGGCTGCTGGGGCAGTTCGTGGCGGCCGACGTCCTGGACGAGCTGTGCCTGACGATCTCGCCGACGCTCACGGCGGGCGGCGCCCAGCGGATCTCCGGCGGGCCCTCCGTGACGGTTCCGCACCGGCTGGCGCCCGCCTGCGTACTGGAGGAGGCCGGGTTCCTGTTCACCAGCTACCGTCGGATCTGA
- the zapE gene encoding cell division protein ZapE, giving the protein MSTSLSTSGPASGQPPIADAGPLALCAREPRVPAERLVAEMVPPPRFDSVRFDTYNPDPAQPSQAEAVTVLSGFAAGLGGAHASGAGKRRWFQKKAPAPAAGPRGVYLDGGYGVGKTHLLASLWHATPAEPALKAFGTFVELTNLVGALGFQQTVQTLGGHRLLCIDEFELDDPGDTVLVSSLLSRLVEQGVALAATSNTLPGKLGEGRFAAADFLREIQGLSAHFRPLRIDGQDYRHRGLPEAPAPFSDEQVAKAAYATPGASLDDFPGLLDHLAKVHPSRYGALTDGIAAVCLTDVVPVPDQSTALRLVVLADRLYDREVPVLASGVPFDRLFSDDMLNGGYRKKYFRAISRLTALARDAKPLVSQ; this is encoded by the coding sequence GTGTCGACATCTCTCTCCACCTCCGGCCCTGCCTCCGGGCAGCCCCCCATAGCCGACGCGGGCCCCCTCGCCCTGTGCGCCCGCGAGCCGCGCGTGCCGGCCGAACGGCTGGTGGCCGAGATGGTCCCGCCGCCCCGCTTCGACTCGGTGCGCTTCGACACCTACAACCCCGACCCGGCCCAGCCGAGCCAGGCCGAGGCCGTCACGGTGCTGAGCGGCTTCGCCGCCGGGCTGGGCGGCGCCCACGCCAGCGGCGCCGGCAAGCGCAGGTGGTTCCAGAAGAAGGCACCCGCCCCGGCCGCCGGCCCGCGCGGGGTCTACCTCGACGGCGGCTACGGCGTCGGCAAGACCCACCTCCTCGCCTCCCTCTGGCACGCCACCCCCGCCGAGCCCGCGCTCAAGGCCTTCGGCACCTTCGTGGAGCTCACGAACCTGGTGGGCGCGCTCGGCTTCCAGCAGACCGTCCAGACCCTGGGCGGGCACCGGCTGCTGTGCATCGACGAGTTCGAGCTCGACGACCCGGGCGACACCGTTCTGGTCTCCTCCCTGCTCAGCCGCCTCGTCGAGCAGGGCGTGGCACTGGCCGCCACCTCCAACACGCTGCCCGGCAAGCTCGGCGAGGGCCGCTTCGCCGCCGCCGACTTCCTGCGCGAGATCCAGGGCCTCTCCGCCCACTTCCGGCCGCTGCGCATCGACGGCCAGGACTACCGCCACCGCGGCCTGCCCGAGGCCCCCGCGCCCTTCTCCGACGAGCAGGTCGCCAAGGCCGCGTACGCCACCCCGGGCGCGAGCCTCGACGACTTCCCGGGCCTGCTGGACCACCTGGCGAAGGTCCACCCGAGCCGCTACGGGGCGCTGACGGACGGGATAGCGGCGGTCTGCCTGACCGACGTCGTCCCGGTGCCGGACCAGTCGACGGCGCTGCGCCTGGTGGTGCTGGCCGACCGGCTCTACGACCGCGAGGTCCCGGTCCTGGCCTCCGGCGTGCCCTTCGACCGGCTGTTCAGCGACGACATGCTCAACGGCGGTTACCGGAAGAAGTACTTCCGAGCCATATCGCGGCTCACCGCGCTCGCCCGCGACGCGAAACCCCTGGTCTCCCAGTAG
- a CDS encoding OsmC family protein: MATTRHAHTVWEGNLLEGKGVVSLDSSGIGSYDVSWPSRAEAANGKTSPEELIAAAHSSCFSMALSHGLAGAGNPPTRLETKADVTFQPGEGITGIHLTVRGEVPGLDAQGFAAAAEDAKKNCPVSQALTGTTITLSAELV, encoded by the coding sequence ATGGCCACCACGCGTCACGCGCACACCGTCTGGGAAGGCAACCTGCTGGAGGGCAAGGGCGTCGTCTCCCTCGACTCCTCGGGCATCGGCTCGTACGACGTCTCCTGGCCCTCCCGCGCCGAGGCCGCCAACGGCAAGACCAGCCCCGAGGAGCTGATCGCGGCCGCCCACTCCAGCTGCTTCTCGATGGCCCTCTCCCACGGCCTCGCCGGCGCCGGCAACCCTCCCACCCGCCTGGAGACCAAGGCCGACGTCACCTTCCAGCCGGGTGAGGGCATCACCGGCATCCACCTGACGGTGCGCGGTGAGGTCCCGGGCCTCGACGCGCAGGGCTTCGCCGCCGCCGCCGAGGACGCGAAGAAGAACTGCCCGGTCAGCCAGGCCCTGACGGGTACGACGATCACCCTGAGCGCCGAGCTCGTCTGA